The region GGATTATGTCTGCATACATTACCAAGTAATATACATCCAGAAGTGTCTGCCTCAGTATTGCCAGGATGTATCCGTATACCGGAGAAATTAGGAACATTCATTACTTCTAACATTAACCTCTTGTACTTAGGAGAATATGTATATTTAACATCATAAGTACCAGCAGGGATACGAGTCTCATCCTTAATCTTAATCTCCCTATACTCATCCTCTAAAGTGAATCCAGCAAACTTACCATCTATAAAGAATATACCAAGTGTATCGTTAGTACCAGAATCAAACCGTATAAGTTTAAGTTCCATTACGGAGTTACCTCATCTTTGCCAAGTTTATTCTCAAGTTGTTTCTTAACCCA is a window of Candidatus Micrarchaeia archaeon DNA encoding:
- a CDS encoding DUF5675 family protein, encoding MELKLIRFDSGTNDTLGIFFIDGKFAGFTLEDEYREIKIKDETRIPAGTYDVKYTYSPKYKRLMLEVMNVPNFSGIRIHPGNTEADTSGCILLGNVCRHNPFGDSRIEESRLAYDRIASLIIHALGRKENVTLTIKDNV